A genomic stretch from Erigeron canadensis isolate Cc75 chromosome 9, C_canadensis_v1, whole genome shotgun sequence includes:
- the LOC122583641 gene encoding receptor-like protein kinase FERONIA, protein MKMQKFELKVIQEATNNFELCIANDIHYDERIYEGELITTFGIPTRVLIKRYPEKSRRGYDHYSKFVDVLQKLHHPNYISFLGYCHEKREQIIVWEYPERGTLDQYISRRRSSNTTTSLTWLRRLEICAGVGRGLSYLHSQNLGEDSLKSASIFLDDKWVAKFGDIDISTQGSTGDSAYNSPERIRHGVHTSKTNVYCFGIILFEVLCGRLCSEEVDGVMLSAALIKDLYEKKKLDEIVDPALLREDQKVSSYSVDKYSSIAYQCLTDDYKMRPSMVDVVKELDEILSIEGSGDDHIQENSKGACMGRLLSIEPHELQFPFELMKEISISLLLKNKTDSHVAFKVKITKPNKYFVDPPTGVLLPYTTRDVTCTMRTQKEAPQDMECSDKFLLQSAVVSPELLPKDINRELFENKESSNQVEECLLNIQYVSPNPINERPRDPQ, encoded by the exons ATGAAAATGCAGAAATTTGAATTGAAAGTGATACAAGAAGCAACTAATAACTTTGAATTGTGTATTGCCAATGATATTCATTACGACGAACGAATATACGAAGGAGAACTGATTACAACCTTCGGAATACCTACAAGGGTATTAATAAAGAGGTATCCCGAGAAGTCGAGACGCGGTTATGATCATTATTCGAAGTTTGTGGACGTTCTCCAAAAACTACACCATCCAAATTATATCTCTTTTCTCGGTTATTGCCATGAGAAACGGGAGCAAATTATAGTGTGGGAGTATCCAGAGCGTGGAACATTAGATCAGTATATAAGCAGAAGGCGTAGCAGTAATACTACTACTAGTCTTACGTGGCTACGTCGACTTGAAATATGCGCAGGTGTAGGTCGTGGGTTATCTTACCTCCATAGTCAAAACCTGGGCGAGGATAGTTTGAAAAGCGCCTCTATTTTTCTTGATGACAAGTGGGTTGCTAAATTTGGTGATATAGATATATCCACTCAAGGTTCAACAGGTGATAGTGCTTATAACTCCCCCGAAAGGATTCGTCATGGTGTTCATACGAGTAAAACCAATGTATATTGTTTCGGCATAATATTATTTGAAGTTCTGTGTGGGAGGCTGTGCAGCGAAGAGGTGGATGGCGTCATGTTATCGGCTGCACTCATCAAAGATTTGTATGAAAAGAAGAAACTCGATGAGATTGTTGATCCTGCTCTTTTAAGAGAAGATCAGAAGGTCAGCTCATACTCAGTGGACAAATATTCATCAATCGCATATCAATGCTTGACGGATGATTATAAAATGCGACCTTCCATGGTTGATGTCGTCAAAGAGCTTGACGAGATATTGAGTATCGAG GGATCCGGTGATGATCACATTCAAGAAAACAGTAAGGGCGCATGTATGGGAAGGCTTCTCAGTATCGAACCCCACGAGCTTCAGTTTCCat TTGAATTGATGAAGGAGATCTCAATTTCCCTGCTGCTAAAAAACAAAACGGATAGTCATGTAGCATTTAAG GTGAAAATTACGAAGCCAAATAAGTATTTTGTTGATCCACCTACCGGGGTTTTGTTGCCTTACACTACTAGAGATGTTACAT GTACAATGAGAACTCAAAAGGAGGCACCTCAAGACATGGAATGCAGCGATAAGTTTTTGCTTCAAAGTGCAGTAGTTAGTCCTGAATTACTGCCAAAAGATATCAATAGAGAGCTG TTTGAGAATAAGGAATCGAGTAATCAAGTGGAGGAATGCTTATTAAACATCCAATACGTTTCTCCCAATCCCATCAATGAACGTCCTCGTGATCCTCAGTAA